From the Sebastes fasciatus isolate fSebFas1 chromosome 3, fSebFas1.pri, whole genome shotgun sequence genome, one window contains:
- the smarca4b gene encoding transcription activator BRG1 isoform X12, with product MSTPDPPMGGTPRPGPSPGPGPSPGAMLGPSPGPSPGSSHSMMGPSPGPPSSGHSQPGPSGYGQDSMHPLHKPMESIHEKSMSEESRFSQMKGLSMRQGVHSGMGPPPSPLDQHSQGYHSPLGGSDHSSPVPSNGPPSGPLMPSSSSSSSSGGPGSASAPLDGPSGDQHTLGPNNRPGPPGSSGPGPSPGPGLGPSVSTLGSGLESGGPPGPGGPGGPGGPTPFNQNQLHQLRAQIMAYKMLARGQPLPDHLQMAVQGKRPMPGMQQQQQPMPSLAPGVGVGPVGGPAGPVQGPGPMGSGYSRAHGMMGPNMPPPGPSGPPVGMQGQNLNGPPKSWPEGPMVNAAAPSNAPQKLILPQPTGRPSPAPPSVPPAASPVMPPQTQSPGQPAQPTPMMPYHAKQNRITPIQKPCGLDPVEILQEREFRLQARISHRIAELENLPGSLAGDLRTKATIELKALRLLNFQRQLRQEVVVCMRRDTALETALDAKAYKRSKRQSLREARITEKLEKQQKIEQERKRRQKHQEYLNSILQHAKDFKEYHRSITGKMQKLTKAVATYHANTEREQKKENERIEKERMRRLMAEDEEGYRKLIDQKKDKRLAYLLQQTDEYVANLTDLVRAHKAAQALKEKKKKKKKKKKKLENAEGQTPAMGPDGEPLDETSQMSDLPVKVIHVDSGNILSGVDAPKAGQLETWLEMNPGYEVAPRSDSEDSEEEEEEEEEEEEPQQPQPSATQVEEKKKIPDPDCEDVSEVDVRHIIENAKQDVDDEYIGAAFARSLQSYYSVAHAVTERVDKQSTLLINGQLKQYQVKGLEWLVSLYNNNLNGILADEMGLGKTIQTIALITYLMEHKRLNGPYLIIVPLSTLSNWVYEFDKWGPSVVKVSYKGSPAARRAFIPQLRSGKFNVLLTTYEYIIKDKQVLAKIRWKYMIVDEGHRMKNHHCKLTQVLNTHYLAPRRVLLTGTPLQNKLPELWALLNFLLPTIFKSCITFEQWFNAPFAMTGEKVDLNEEETILIIRRLHKVLRPFLLRRLKKEVEAQLPEKVEYVIKCDMSSLQRVLYRHMQAKGVLLTDGSEKDKKGKGGTKTLMNTIMQLRKICNHPYMFQQIEESFSEHLGFTGGIVQGADLYRASGKFEVLDRILPKLRATNHKVLLFCQMTTLMTIMEDYFAYRSFKYLRLDGTTKAEDRGMLLKTFNEPGSDFFIFLLSTRAGGLGLNLQSADTVVIFDSDWNPHQDLQAQDRAHRIGQQNEVRVLRLCTVNSVEEKILAAAKYKLNVDQKVIQAGMFDQKSSSNERRAFLQAILEHEEQDEVWGQEVCVRINEEDEVPDDETVNQMIARSEEEFDQFMRMDLDRRREDARNPRRKPRLMEEDELPTWIMKDDAEVERLTCEEEEEKLFGRGSRQRKEVDYSDSLTEKQWLKSMFPVQAIEEGTLEEMEEEVRHKKTTRKRKRDRDLDLPGPSSSLGGRGRGDKDEDGKRQRKRGRPPAEKLSPNPPPLTKKMKKIVDAVIKYKDRV from the exons ATGTCGACGCCAGATCCCCCCATGGGAGGCACCCCTCGCCCAGGTCCTTCCCCTGGTCCGGGTCCCTCCCCTGGGGCTATGCTGGGCCCCAGCCCCGGGCCCTCCCCAGGCTCCTCTCACAGCATGATGGGCCCCAGCCCTGGCCCTCCCTCCTCAGGACACTCCCAGCCGGGGCCCTCTGGATACGGCCAGGACAGCATGCACCCTCTGCACAAA CCCATGGAGAGCATTCATGAGAAGAGCATGAGTGAGGAGAGCCGCTTCAGTCAGATGAAGGGCCTGTCTATGAGACAAGGCGTGCACAGCGGTATGGGCCCCCCGCCCAGTCCTCTAGACCAACACTCACAAG GTTACCACTCTCCATTAGGTGGCTCTGACCACTCCAGCCCTGTCCCTTCAAATGGTCCCCCCTCTGGACCTCTGATGccatcatcctcttcctcctcctcctccggcggTCCCGGCTCTGCCTCTGCTCCTTTAGACGGCCCCAGCGGAGATCAACACACCCTGGGTCCCAATAACCGGCCGGGCCCTCCCGGTAGCTCCGGCCCAGGCCCCAGCCCTGGACCCGGCCTGGGCCCCAGTGTCTCCACCCTTGGCTCTGGCCTTGAATCTGGAGGCCCTCCAGGCCCCGGAGGTCCCGGTGGCCCTGGTGGCCCTACTCCTTTCAACCAGAACCAGCTCCACCAACTCAGAGCCCAGATCATGGCTTATAAGATGCTGGCCCGGGGACAGCCCCTGCCAGACCACCTCCAGATGGCGGTCCAAGGGAAGAGGCCGATGCCtgggatgcagcagcagcagcagcccatgcCCAGTCTGGCTCCTGGAGTTGGAGTCGGACCAGTAGGTGGACCGGCAGGACCAGTTCAAGGGCCTGGGCCAATGGGCTCAGGCTACAGTCGAGCTCATG GAATGATGGGTCCCAACATGCCTCCTCCAGGCCCATCAGGGCCTCCAGTTGGGATGCAGGGACAAAACCTAAACGGACCTCCCAAGTCCTGGCCTGAAG GTCCCATGGTGAATGCAGCAGCCCCCTCCAACGCACCCCAGAAGCTGATCCTCCCTCAGCCCACCGGTCGGCCCTCTCCTGCCCCGCCCTCAGTGCCCCCCGCTGCCTCCCCAGTAATGCCTCCACAGACTCAGTCCCCTGGCCAGCCAGCACAGCCTACTCCCATGATGCCTTACCATGCCAAGCAGAACCGCATTACCCCCATTCAGAAACCCTGCGGCCTCGACCCAGTGGAGATACTGCAGGAGAGGGAGTTCAG GTTACAGGCCCGTATATCTCATCGTATTGCTGAACTGGAGAACCTGCCGGGCTCCCTGGCTGGTGATTTACGTACCAAAGCTACTATAGAGCTCAAAGCCCTCCGGCTGCTTAACTTCCAGAGACAG TTGCGTCAAGAGGTGGTGGTGTGTATGCGTCGCGACACCGCTCTAGAGACTGCCCTCGACGCCAAGGCCTACAAGCGAAGCAAGCGTCAGTCTCTGAGAGAGGCCCGCATCACAGAGAAACTGGAGAAACAGCAGAAGATTGAGCAAGAGCGCAAACGCAGGCAGAAACATCAG GAGTACCTCAACAGCATCCTCCAGCACGCCAAAGACTTCAAAGAGTACCACCGCTCCATCACGGGCAAAATGCAGAAACTGACCAAAGCAGTGGCCACCTATCATGCCAACACTGAGCGGGAGCAGAAGAAAGAGAATGAGCGCATTGAgaaagagaggatgaggaggctCATG gctgaggatgaggagggcTACCGTAAACTGATTGACCAGAAGAAGGATAAGCGTCTGGCCTACCTGCTGCAGCAAACCGACGAGTATGTCGCCAACCTCACCGATCTGGTCAGAGCTCACAAAGCGGCGCAGGCCctcaaagagaaaaagaagaagaagaagaagaaaaagaagaag TTGGAGAACGCTGAGGGTCAGACTCCTGCCATGGGTCCTGATGGAGAG CCTCTGGATGAGACGAGTCAGATGAGTGACCTGCCTGTGAAGGTCATCCATGTCGACAGCGGGAACATCCTGTCCGGAGTGGACGCTCCCAAAGCTGGACAGCTGGAGACCTGGCTGGAGATGAACCCGGG TTACGAGGTGGCTCCTCGCTCAGACAGTGAagacagcgaggaggaggaagaggaggag gaggaagaggaggagcctCAGCAGCCTCAGCCATCGGCTACTCAGgtggaggaaaagaagaagatcCCAGACCCTGACTGCGAAGACGTGTCAGAGGTGGACGTCCGACACATCATCGA AAATGCTAAACAGGATGTGGATGACGAGTATATCGGTGCAGCGTTCGCCCGAAGCCTCCAGTCTTACTATTCTGTTGCTCACGCTGTCACAGAGAGGGTGGACAAACAGTCCACTTTGTTAATAAATGGACAACTCAAACAGTATCAG GTCAAAGGTCTGGAGTGGCTGGTTTCCCTCTACAACAATAACCTGAATGGCATCCTGGCGGATGAGATGGGTCTGGGAAAAACCATCCAGACCATCGCCCTCATCACGTACCTCATGGAGCACAAACGGCTCAACGGTCCCTACCTCATCATTGTACCCCTCTC AACTCTTTCTAACTGGGTGTATGAGTTTGACAAGTGGGGGCCGTCAGTCGTGAAAGTGTCCTACAAG GGGTCTCCTGCTGCCAGAAGAGCCTTCATCCCCCAACTGCGCAGTGGCAAGTTTAACGTATTACTCACCACGTACGAGTACATCATCAAGGATAAACAAGTACTGGCTAAG ATTCGTTGGAAGTACATGATCGTGGACGAGGGCCACCGTATGAAGAACCACCACTGTAAGCTGACCCAGGTCCTGAACACCCACTACCTGGCCCCGCGGCGAGTCCTGCTGACAGGAACGCCGCTGCAGAACAAACTACCCGAGCTCTGGGCGCTGCTAAACTTCCTCCTGCCCACCATCTTCAAGAGCTGCATCACCTTCGAGCAGTGGTTCAACGCCCCTTTCGCCATGACCGGAGAGAAG GTGGACCTGAATGAAGAGGAGACCATCTTGATTATCCGTCGTCTCCACAAAGTACTTCGCCCCTTCCTGTTACGCAGGTTAAAGAAGGAAGTGGAGGCACAGCTTCCAGAGAAG GTGGAGTACGTGATCAAGTGTGACATGTCGTCTCTTCAGAGGGTACTGTACAGACACATGCAGGCCAAGGGGGTCCTGCTCACTGATGGATCAGAGAAGGACAAGAAG GGTAAAGGAGGCACAAAGACGCTGATGAACACCATCATGCAGCTGAGGAAGATCTGTAACCACCCTTACATGTTCCAGCAAATAGAG GAATCTTTCTCTGAACATTTAGGATTCACTGGTGGGATAGTCCAGGG TGCTGACCTGTATCGGGCATCAGGAAAGTTTGAGGTGTTGGATCGAATCCTGCCGAAGCTGAGAGCCACCAACCACAAGGTGCTGCTCTTCTGTCAGATGACCACACTCATGACCATCATGGAGGACTACTTTGCCTATCGCAGCTTCAAGTATCTGCGTCTAGATG GCACTACGAAAGCTGAGGATCGAGGCATGTTACTGAAGACATTCAATGAACCGGGGTCAGATTTCTTTATCTTCCTCCTGAGCACCAGAGCCGGAGGCCTCGGCCTCAACTTGCAGTCTGCCGACACTGTGGTTATTTTTGACTCGGACTGGAACCCACATCAG gACCTGCAGGCTCAGGACCGAGCCCACCGTATCGGTCAGCAGAACGAGGTGCGCGTGCTGCGTCTTTGCACGGTCAACAGTGTTGAAGAGAAAATCCTGGCTGCTGCCAAGTACAAACTGAACGTGGACCAAAAGGTTATTCAGGCTGGCATGTTTGACCAGAAGTCTTCCAGCAACGAGCGCAGGGCCTTCCTTCAGGCCATCCTCGAACACGAGGAGCAAGACGAGGTCTGGGGGCAGGAAGTGTGTGTTCGCattaat gaggaggatgaggtgcCAGATGACGAGACGGTCAACCAGATGATTGCCAGGAGTGAGGAGGAGTTCGACCAGTTTATG CGTATGGACCTAGACCGGCGTCGTGAGGACGCCCGTAACCCGCGGCGAAAACCTCGTCTGATGGAGGAGGACGAGCTGCCCACTTGGATCATGAAGGACGACGCTGAGGTTGAACGACTGAcctgcgaggaggaggaggagaaactgTTTGGACGAGGTTCTCGGCAGCGGAAGGAGGTGGACTACAGCGACTCACTGACGGAGAAGCAGTGGCTCAAG TCTATGTTTCCCGTTCAGGCGATAGAGGAGGGAACactggaggagatggaggaggaggtacGCCACAAAAAGACGACCCGCAAGAGGAAGCGGGACCGCGACCTGGATCTCCCTGGTCCCTCCTCTTCCTTAGGGGGACGAGGACGAGGGGACAAAGATGAAGACGGGAAGAGGCAGAGGAAGAGGGGACGACCACCCGCTGAGAAACTCTCCCCCAACCCCCCTCCCCTCacaaagaagatgaagaagatcgTGGACGCCGTCATCAAGTATAAAGACAG AGTTTGA
- the smarca4b gene encoding transcription activator BRG1 isoform X11, which translates to MSTPDPPMGGTPRPGPSPGPGPSPGAMLGPSPGPSPGSSHSMMGPSPGPPSSGHSQPGPSGYGQDSMHPLHKPMESIHEKSMSEESRFSQMKGLSMRQGVHSGMGPPPSPLDQHSQGYHSPLGGSDHSSPVPSNGPPSGPLMPSSSSSSSSGGPGSASAPLDGPSGDQHTLGPNNRPGPPGSSGPGPSPGPGLGPSVSTLGSGLESGGPPGPGGPGGPGGPTPFNQNQLHQLRAQIMAYKMLARGQPLPDHLQMAVQGKRPMPGMQQQQQPMPSLAPGVGVGPVGGPAGPVQGPGPMGSGYSRAHGMMGPNMPPPGPSGPPVGMQGQNLNGPPKSWPEGPMVNAAAPSNAPQKLILPQPTGRPSPAPPSVPPAASPVMPPQTQSPGQPAQPTPMMPYHAKQNRITPIQKPCGLDPVEILQEREFRLQARISHRIAELENLPGSLAGDLRTKATIELKALRLLNFQRQLRQEVVVCMRRDTALETALDAKAYKRSKRQSLREARITEKLEKQQKIEQERKRRQKHQEYLNSILQHAKDFKEYHRSITGKMQKLTKAVATYHANTEREQKKENERIEKERMRRLMAEDEEGYRKLIDQKKDKRLAYLLQQTDEYVANLTDLVRAHKAAQALKEKKKKKKKKKKKLENAEGQTPAMGPDGEPLDETSQMSDLPVKVIHVDSGNILSGVDAPKAGQLETWLEMNPGYEVAPRSDSEDSEEEEEEEEEEEEPQQPQPSATQVEEKKKIPDPDCEDVSEVDVRHIIENAKQDVDDEYIGAAFARSLQSYYSVAHAVTERVDKQSTLLINGQLKQYQVKGLEWLVSLYNNNLNGILADEMGLGKTIQTIALITYLMEHKRLNGPYLIIVPLSTLSNWVYEFDKWGPSVVKVSYKGSPAARRAFIPQLRSGKFNVLLTTYEYIIKDKQVLAKIRWKYMIVDEGHRMKNHHCKLTQVLNTHYLAPRRVLLTGTPLQNKLPELWALLNFLLPTIFKSCITFEQWFNAPFAMTGEKVDLNEEETILIIRRLHKVLRPFLLRRLKKEVEAQLPEKVEYVIKCDMSSLQRVLYRHMQAKGVLLTDGSEKDKKGKGGTKTLMNTIMQLRKICNHPYMFQQIEESFSEHLGFTGGIVQGADLYRASGKFEVLDRILPKLRATNHKVLLFCQMTTLMTIMEDYFAYRSFKYLRLDGTTKAEDRGMLLKTFNEPGSDFFIFLLSTRAGGLGLNLQSADTVVIFDSDWNPHQDLQAQDRAHRIGQQNEVRVLRLCTVNSVEEKILAAAKYKLNVDQKVIQAGMFDQKSSSNERRAFLQAILEHEEQDEVWGQEVCVRINEEDEVPDDETVNQMIARSEEEFDQFMRMDLDRRREDARNPRRKPRLMEEDELPTWIMKDDAEVERLTCEEEEEKLFGRGSRQRKEVDYSDSLTEKQWLKSMFPVQAIEEGTLEEMEEEVRHKKTTRKRKRDRDLDLPGPSSSLGGRGRGDKDEDGKRQRKRGRPPAEKLSPNPPPLTKKMKKIVDAVIKYKDSASGRLLSEVFIQLPSRKELPEYYELIRKPVDFRKIKVRSEKNILSGRGFEVIATVVWVTWRETSCCCSKMLRPSTWRDH; encoded by the exons ATGTCGACGCCAGATCCCCCCATGGGAGGCACCCCTCGCCCAGGTCCTTCCCCTGGTCCGGGTCCCTCCCCTGGGGCTATGCTGGGCCCCAGCCCCGGGCCCTCCCCAGGCTCCTCTCACAGCATGATGGGCCCCAGCCCTGGCCCTCCCTCCTCAGGACACTCCCAGCCGGGGCCCTCTGGATACGGCCAGGACAGCATGCACCCTCTGCACAAA CCCATGGAGAGCATTCATGAGAAGAGCATGAGTGAGGAGAGCCGCTTCAGTCAGATGAAGGGCCTGTCTATGAGACAAGGCGTGCACAGCGGTATGGGCCCCCCGCCCAGTCCTCTAGACCAACACTCACAAG GTTACCACTCTCCATTAGGTGGCTCTGACCACTCCAGCCCTGTCCCTTCAAATGGTCCCCCCTCTGGACCTCTGATGccatcatcctcttcctcctcctcctccggcggTCCCGGCTCTGCCTCTGCTCCTTTAGACGGCCCCAGCGGAGATCAACACACCCTGGGTCCCAATAACCGGCCGGGCCCTCCCGGTAGCTCCGGCCCAGGCCCCAGCCCTGGACCCGGCCTGGGCCCCAGTGTCTCCACCCTTGGCTCTGGCCTTGAATCTGGAGGCCCTCCAGGCCCCGGAGGTCCCGGTGGCCCTGGTGGCCCTACTCCTTTCAACCAGAACCAGCTCCACCAACTCAGAGCCCAGATCATGGCTTATAAGATGCTGGCCCGGGGACAGCCCCTGCCAGACCACCTCCAGATGGCGGTCCAAGGGAAGAGGCCGATGCCtgggatgcagcagcagcagcagcccatgcCCAGTCTGGCTCCTGGAGTTGGAGTCGGACCAGTAGGTGGACCGGCAGGACCAGTTCAAGGGCCTGGGCCAATGGGCTCAGGCTACAGTCGAGCTCATG GAATGATGGGTCCCAACATGCCTCCTCCAGGCCCATCAGGGCCTCCAGTTGGGATGCAGGGACAAAACCTAAACGGACCTCCCAAGTCCTGGCCTGAAG GTCCCATGGTGAATGCAGCAGCCCCCTCCAACGCACCCCAGAAGCTGATCCTCCCTCAGCCCACCGGTCGGCCCTCTCCTGCCCCGCCCTCAGTGCCCCCCGCTGCCTCCCCAGTAATGCCTCCACAGACTCAGTCCCCTGGCCAGCCAGCACAGCCTACTCCCATGATGCCTTACCATGCCAAGCAGAACCGCATTACCCCCATTCAGAAACCCTGCGGCCTCGACCCAGTGGAGATACTGCAGGAGAGGGAGTTCAG GTTACAGGCCCGTATATCTCATCGTATTGCTGAACTGGAGAACCTGCCGGGCTCCCTGGCTGGTGATTTACGTACCAAAGCTACTATAGAGCTCAAAGCCCTCCGGCTGCTTAACTTCCAGAGACAG TTGCGTCAAGAGGTGGTGGTGTGTATGCGTCGCGACACCGCTCTAGAGACTGCCCTCGACGCCAAGGCCTACAAGCGAAGCAAGCGTCAGTCTCTGAGAGAGGCCCGCATCACAGAGAAACTGGAGAAACAGCAGAAGATTGAGCAAGAGCGCAAACGCAGGCAGAAACATCAG GAGTACCTCAACAGCATCCTCCAGCACGCCAAAGACTTCAAAGAGTACCACCGCTCCATCACGGGCAAAATGCAGAAACTGACCAAAGCAGTGGCCACCTATCATGCCAACACTGAGCGGGAGCAGAAGAAAGAGAATGAGCGCATTGAgaaagagaggatgaggaggctCATG gctgaggatgaggagggcTACCGTAAACTGATTGACCAGAAGAAGGATAAGCGTCTGGCCTACCTGCTGCAGCAAACCGACGAGTATGTCGCCAACCTCACCGATCTGGTCAGAGCTCACAAAGCGGCGCAGGCCctcaaagagaaaaagaagaagaagaagaagaaaaagaagaag TTGGAGAACGCTGAGGGTCAGACTCCTGCCATGGGTCCTGATGGAGAG CCTCTGGATGAGACGAGTCAGATGAGTGACCTGCCTGTGAAGGTCATCCATGTCGACAGCGGGAACATCCTGTCCGGAGTGGACGCTCCCAAAGCTGGACAGCTGGAGACCTGGCTGGAGATGAACCCGGG TTACGAGGTGGCTCCTCGCTCAGACAGTGAagacagcgaggaggaggaagaggaggag gaggaagaggaggagcctCAGCAGCCTCAGCCATCGGCTACTCAGgtggaggaaaagaagaagatcCCAGACCCTGACTGCGAAGACGTGTCAGAGGTGGACGTCCGACACATCATCGA AAATGCTAAACAGGATGTGGATGACGAGTATATCGGTGCAGCGTTCGCCCGAAGCCTCCAGTCTTACTATTCTGTTGCTCACGCTGTCACAGAGAGGGTGGACAAACAGTCCACTTTGTTAATAAATGGACAACTCAAACAGTATCAG GTCAAAGGTCTGGAGTGGCTGGTTTCCCTCTACAACAATAACCTGAATGGCATCCTGGCGGATGAGATGGGTCTGGGAAAAACCATCCAGACCATCGCCCTCATCACGTACCTCATGGAGCACAAACGGCTCAACGGTCCCTACCTCATCATTGTACCCCTCTC AACTCTTTCTAACTGGGTGTATGAGTTTGACAAGTGGGGGCCGTCAGTCGTGAAAGTGTCCTACAAG GGGTCTCCTGCTGCCAGAAGAGCCTTCATCCCCCAACTGCGCAGTGGCAAGTTTAACGTATTACTCACCACGTACGAGTACATCATCAAGGATAAACAAGTACTGGCTAAG ATTCGTTGGAAGTACATGATCGTGGACGAGGGCCACCGTATGAAGAACCACCACTGTAAGCTGACCCAGGTCCTGAACACCCACTACCTGGCCCCGCGGCGAGTCCTGCTGACAGGAACGCCGCTGCAGAACAAACTACCCGAGCTCTGGGCGCTGCTAAACTTCCTCCTGCCCACCATCTTCAAGAGCTGCATCACCTTCGAGCAGTGGTTCAACGCCCCTTTCGCCATGACCGGAGAGAAG GTGGACCTGAATGAAGAGGAGACCATCTTGATTATCCGTCGTCTCCACAAAGTACTTCGCCCCTTCCTGTTACGCAGGTTAAAGAAGGAAGTGGAGGCACAGCTTCCAGAGAAG GTGGAGTACGTGATCAAGTGTGACATGTCGTCTCTTCAGAGGGTACTGTACAGACACATGCAGGCCAAGGGGGTCCTGCTCACTGATGGATCAGAGAAGGACAAGAAG GGTAAAGGAGGCACAAAGACGCTGATGAACACCATCATGCAGCTGAGGAAGATCTGTAACCACCCTTACATGTTCCAGCAAATAGAG GAATCTTTCTCTGAACATTTAGGATTCACTGGTGGGATAGTCCAGGG TGCTGACCTGTATCGGGCATCAGGAAAGTTTGAGGTGTTGGATCGAATCCTGCCGAAGCTGAGAGCCACCAACCACAAGGTGCTGCTCTTCTGTCAGATGACCACACTCATGACCATCATGGAGGACTACTTTGCCTATCGCAGCTTCAAGTATCTGCGTCTAGATG GCACTACGAAAGCTGAGGATCGAGGCATGTTACTGAAGACATTCAATGAACCGGGGTCAGATTTCTTTATCTTCCTCCTGAGCACCAGAGCCGGAGGCCTCGGCCTCAACTTGCAGTCTGCCGACACTGTGGTTATTTTTGACTCGGACTGGAACCCACATCAG gACCTGCAGGCTCAGGACCGAGCCCACCGTATCGGTCAGCAGAACGAGGTGCGCGTGCTGCGTCTTTGCACGGTCAACAGTGTTGAAGAGAAAATCCTGGCTGCTGCCAAGTACAAACTGAACGTGGACCAAAAGGTTATTCAGGCTGGCATGTTTGACCAGAAGTCTTCCAGCAACGAGCGCAGGGCCTTCCTTCAGGCCATCCTCGAACACGAGGAGCAAGACGAGGTCTGGGGGCAGGAAGTGTGTGTTCGCattaat gaggaggatgaggtgcCAGATGACGAGACGGTCAACCAGATGATTGCCAGGAGTGAGGAGGAGTTCGACCAGTTTATG CGTATGGACCTAGACCGGCGTCGTGAGGACGCCCGTAACCCGCGGCGAAAACCTCGTCTGATGGAGGAGGACGAGCTGCCCACTTGGATCATGAAGGACGACGCTGAGGTTGAACGACTGAcctgcgaggaggaggaggagaaactgTTTGGACGAGGTTCTCGGCAGCGGAAGGAGGTGGACTACAGCGACTCACTGACGGAGAAGCAGTGGCTCAAG TCTATGTTTCCCGTTCAGGCGATAGAGGAGGGAACactggaggagatggaggaggaggtacGCCACAAAAAGACGACCCGCAAGAGGAAGCGGGACCGCGACCTGGATCTCCCTGGTCCCTCCTCTTCCTTAGGGGGACGAGGACGAGGGGACAAAGATGAAGACGGGAAGAGGCAGAGGAAGAGGGGACGACCACCCGCTGAGAAACTCTCCCCCAACCCCCCTCCCCTCacaaagaagatgaagaagatcgTGGACGCCGTCATCAAGTATAAAGACAG CGCCAGTGGGCGTCTGCTGAGCGAGGTGTtcatccagctgccgtctcgAAAAGAGCTGCCAGAGTACTACGAACTGATCCGCAAGCCCGTGGACTTCAGGAAGATCAAGGTtagatcagaaaaaaatattctctCGGG GAGAGGATTCGAGGTCATCGCTACCGTAGTCTGGGTGACCTGGAGAGAGACGTCATGCTGCTGTTCCAAAATGCTCAGACCTTCAACCTGGAGGGATCACTG A